From Humisphaera borealis, the proteins below share one genomic window:
- a CDS encoding ABC transporter ATP-binding protein, with amino-acid sequence MLRELSLSLAAGEIVALLGPNGSGKSTLLRCLLGQLATTTGSITWDGKPLPQWQPRALARTAAYLPQTPLWDATQTVRDALSLGRSPYWGAFGLESPRDAEVVERSAADLELTELLGRRMSALSGGQRQRVFLGRCLVQEPRAMLLDEPNTFLDLKHQVELARLLRRWARERGIGVLLASHDLNLAGMFADRLVLLADGRVAAEGTVSQVLQPTLLERVYGVPMERIDREGKPPVVVTGL; translated from the coding sequence GTGCTGCGCGAGCTGTCCCTCTCGCTCGCCGCCGGTGAGATTGTTGCACTCCTGGGACCCAACGGTTCGGGCAAGAGCACGCTGCTGCGGTGCCTTCTGGGGCAACTCGCGACCACCACGGGATCGATCACCTGGGACGGTAAACCGCTGCCGCAGTGGCAACCGCGCGCCTTGGCCCGAACGGCGGCCTATCTTCCACAAACGCCGTTGTGGGATGCAACGCAAACCGTGCGTGATGCGCTCTCGCTGGGCCGGTCGCCCTACTGGGGCGCGTTCGGGCTCGAATCCCCGCGCGATGCCGAAGTCGTTGAGCGCTCGGCGGCCGACCTGGAACTGACCGAACTGCTCGGCCGTCGCATGTCGGCACTCTCCGGCGGGCAGCGACAGCGTGTCTTCCTCGGCCGGTGCCTCGTGCAAGAACCCCGCGCGATGCTTCTCGACGAGCCCAACACCTTTCTCGACCTCAAGCACCAGGTCGAGCTCGCCCGCCTGCTGCGGCGGTGGGCGCGGGAACGCGGCATTGGCGTGCTGCTGGCGTCTCACGACCTCAACCTCGCCGGCATGTTTGCCGACCGGTTGGTGCTCCTCGCCGACGGCCGGGTGGCCGCCGAAGGAACGGTATCGCAAGTCCTTCAGCCGACACTGCTCGAGAGGGTGTACGGCGTGCCGATGGAACGGATTGACCGCGAAGGCAAACCGCCGGTGGTGGTGACGGGGTTGTGA
- a CDS encoding helix-turn-helix transcriptional regulator, with product MNRLGETAKQIREARGLSQKRAADLLDISPVHLCNVEKGKALPSIELAARYRDVFDADLFVVTWCLHGDVNALPAPVRDAAQSLASAFRSQLGLFDRGEVHAESKDAKESSI from the coding sequence ATGAATCGTCTTGGAGAGACAGCCAAGCAGATCCGAGAAGCTCGCGGCCTGAGCCAGAAGAGAGCGGCAGACCTCCTCGATATCTCGCCAGTTCATCTATGTAACGTGGAGAAAGGGAAGGCTCTCCCGTCAATTGAACTTGCTGCGCGGTACCGGGACGTGTTTGACGCTGACTTGTTCGTCGTCACCTGGTGCCTTCACGGGGACGTAAACGCACTTCCGGCACCCGTGCGCGACGCCGCGCAGAGCCTTGCATCGGCGTTTCGGTCACAACTAGGCCTTTTCGACCGGGGAGAGGTTCATGCTGAATCTAAAGACGCCAAAGAATCTAGCATATAG
- a CDS encoding reverse transcriptase family protein yields MLNLKTPKNLAYRLGVSLSVLRDVADRPDDWIETLLLNDPTRPNKQREVLNVKGKLKQIQTRLLRVVLLPVLNVSPYSHGGISGRNIKTNASCHLNANYLFSADISNFYPSIGHRRVYQLFSKRLNCSPDVSRLCTKLTTYDYKLALGLPTSPILADQLFHPIDARIAGACRSMGLSYSRFVDDIAISGSFDLSPESCGVSALLERIVTGNGFELQLEKSRFGRLSEDEMTITQLRVRNGRLDVREQYVLELERQLADAGELSNDRHFDGPFYTESQVRGRVQFVGWINRDRKRQLLQRFREVNWTQAMAVGRSRGLVVQKKTLIRMQKSDLDSTET; encoded by the coding sequence ATGCTGAATCTAAAGACGCCAAAGAATCTAGCATATAGGCTCGGCGTCTCGCTCTCGGTACTTCGCGACGTCGCGGACAGGCCCGACGATTGGATAGAGACGTTGCTCCTCAACGATCCGACGCGGCCGAACAAGCAACGCGAAGTGCTGAATGTAAAGGGGAAGCTGAAGCAGATTCAAACACGTTTGCTTCGTGTTGTTCTGCTGCCTGTACTTAACGTGTCGCCGTACAGTCATGGGGGAATCAGTGGTCGCAACATCAAGACCAATGCGTCGTGCCATCTCAACGCAAACTACTTGTTCTCAGCGGATATCAGCAACTTTTACCCCTCCATCGGTCACAGGCGGGTCTATCAGCTCTTCAGCAAGCGACTGAATTGCTCGCCAGATGTTAGCCGTCTTTGCACGAAGCTCACCACCTACGACTATAAGTTGGCGCTCGGACTGCCGACGAGCCCCATTCTTGCCGATCAACTGTTTCATCCGATTGACGCGCGAATCGCCGGGGCATGCCGAAGTATGGGACTTTCGTATTCGAGATTCGTTGACGACATCGCCATCTCGGGATCGTTCGATCTGTCACCTGAGTCATGCGGAGTATCTGCTTTGCTCGAACGGATCGTCACCGGCAACGGATTCGAGCTCCAGTTGGAGAAGAGTCGATTCGGACGGCTCTCTGAGGACGAAATGACAATCACGCAGCTTCGTGTAAGAAACGGTCGGCTTGATGTGCGCGAACAGTATGTATTGGAATTAGAGCGCCAACTTGCGGATGCGGGTGAACTCTCGAACGACCGCCATTTTGACGGACCCTTTTACACTGAGAGCCAAGTCCGGGGACGCGTCCAATTTGTTGGTTGGATTAACCGCGACCGCAAACGTCAGCTTTTGCAACGGTTCCGAGAAGTCAACTGGACGCAGGCGATGGCGGTCGGCCGCTCGCGCGGCCTAGTCGTACAGAAGAAAACTTTGATTCGCATGCAAAAGAGCGACCTCGATTCAACAGAGACATGA
- a CDS encoding PSD1 and planctomycete cytochrome C domain-containing protein: MSSATRAADIDPAFDKSVQPVLAAHCVECHGGAKKKSGLDLTSRAKVLEGASSGPVVVAGAASQSLLVQLLDAKSDPHMPPKKQLAADDIATIAQWINGLKATAPPAAPTTLPSQNHWSFQPMKRVDPPATKDKAWARNSIDAFVLAELEARGLKPSPTADRVTLIRRATFDLTGLPPTPQEVRAFVADDSADAYEKLIDRLLASPRYGERWARHWLDLARYADSSGFHNDLDRPNAWRYRDYVIASFNADKPYGRFIAEQLAGDEVAPGDAGALAATGFCRNGPSNEDNMGQEAEKHRLDELDDLISTSSAVFLGLTIGCARCHDHKYDPIPQTDYYRLLAVFNSATKKEVSLDAAGRPVLGTRSPSSAGKNAELGLRAPGATTAPATKPATKPAKPDPKAPAIMAMVETSAKTRKTNLLWRGDWKNIGPEVQPGVPVALASVAAHFAEPAKDAPSTGRRAELARWLASPDHPLTWRVMANRLWQHHFGRGIVPTTSNFGLSGERPTHPLLLDWLATELVARGGQLKPMHRLIMTSATYQQSSQFSEGAFAADPENRLLWRMGKRRLEAEAVRDAVLAVSGNLNDTMGGPGIKPRIPPELLVASQRNKWPTVTKESSEHWRRSVYVYAKRQLRLPILELFDAPENSQMCSERGVSTVPTQALVLMNDEFVNEQARYFAVRVQRAVPNDIPGQIALAYELALARPIDAERLKDATAFVAQQTAMHKEAGKRDESAKLALADLCHVLMNSNEFVYVD, translated from the coding sequence TTGTCGTCCGCCACCCGCGCCGCCGACATCGATCCCGCCTTCGACAAATCCGTCCAACCCGTCCTGGCCGCCCACTGTGTCGAGTGCCACGGTGGCGCGAAGAAGAAGTCGGGTCTGGACCTGACCTCGCGCGCGAAGGTGCTCGAAGGCGCGAGTTCCGGCCCCGTCGTTGTCGCCGGGGCGGCTTCGCAGAGCCTGCTGGTTCAGCTGCTCGACGCCAAGTCCGACCCGCACATGCCGCCGAAGAAGCAGTTGGCGGCGGATGATATTGCCACGATCGCCCAATGGATTAACGGCCTGAAGGCCACTGCGCCGCCGGCCGCGCCGACGACATTACCCTCGCAGAATCACTGGTCGTTTCAGCCCATGAAACGCGTCGATCCGCCAGCCACGAAGGACAAGGCGTGGGCGCGCAATTCGATCGATGCGTTCGTATTGGCCGAGCTGGAGGCCAGGGGATTGAAGCCGTCGCCGACGGCGGATCGGGTGACGCTCATCCGCAGGGCGACGTTCGACCTGACCGGCCTGCCACCGACGCCGCAAGAGGTTCGCGCGTTCGTCGCCGACGATTCCGCCGACGCCTACGAGAAGCTGATCGACCGGCTGCTGGCTTCGCCACGGTATGGCGAGCGGTGGGCGCGTCACTGGCTCGACCTGGCGCGGTACGCCGACTCCTCCGGCTTTCACAACGACCTCGATCGCCCCAATGCCTGGCGTTATCGCGACTACGTGATCGCCAGCTTCAATGCCGACAAGCCGTACGGCCGGTTTATCGCCGAGCAGCTCGCCGGTGATGAAGTTGCACCAGGAGACGCTGGCGCGCTTGCCGCGACGGGCTTCTGCCGCAACGGGCCGAGCAACGAAGACAACATGGGCCAGGAGGCCGAGAAGCACCGCCTCGATGAACTCGACGACCTGATCTCCACCTCGTCGGCAGTCTTTCTCGGCCTGACGATCGGCTGCGCCCGCTGCCACGACCACAAGTACGACCCCATCCCGCAGACCGATTACTACCGGCTGCTGGCGGTCTTTAACAGCGCGACGAAGAAAGAAGTCTCGCTCGATGCCGCGGGCAGGCCGGTCCTGGGAACGCGGAGCCCCAGCTCCGCCGGCAAAAATGCGGAGCTGGGGCTCCGCGCTCCCGGGGCGACCACCGCGCCCGCTACCAAACCCGCTACCAAACCCGCCAAGCCCGACCCCAAAGCCCCGGCGATCATGGCGATGGTCGAAACCTCGGCCAAAACGCGCAAGACGAACCTGCTGTGGCGCGGCGACTGGAAGAACATCGGCCCGGAAGTGCAGCCCGGCGTGCCCGTCGCGCTGGCGTCGGTCGCCGCCCACTTTGCCGAGCCGGCGAAGGACGCGCCCTCCACCGGCCGCCGGGCGGAGCTGGCGCGATGGCTCGCGTCGCCGGACCACCCGCTGACCTGGCGCGTGATGGCCAATCGCCTCTGGCAGCATCATTTCGGCCGGGGCATCGTGCCGACGACGAGCAACTTCGGCCTCAGCGGCGAACGGCCGACCCATCCGCTCCTGCTCGACTGGCTCGCGACGGAACTCGTCGCCCGCGGCGGACAGCTCAAGCCGATGCACCGGCTCATCATGACGTCGGCGACGTACCAGCAGTCGTCGCAGTTCAGCGAGGGCGCGTTCGCTGCCGACCCTGAGAACCGGCTGCTATGGCGGATGGGCAAACGCCGGCTCGAGGCCGAGGCGGTTCGCGACGCGGTGCTGGCGGTCTCGGGGAACCTGAATGACACGATGGGCGGCCCCGGCATCAAGCCGCGAATCCCGCCGGAACTGCTCGTCGCCAGCCAGCGCAACAAGTGGCCGACCGTGACGAAGGAGTCGAGCGAGCACTGGCGGCGGAGCGTCTATGTTTACGCCAAGCGACAGTTGCGGCTGCCGATCCTCGAACTCTTCGACGCCCCGGAAAACAGCCAGATGTGCAGTGAGCGAGGCGTGAGCACGGTGCCGACGCAGGCGCTGGTACTGATGAACGATGAGTTCGTGAACGAGCAGGCGCGGTACTTCGCAGTACGAGTCCAGCGCGCGGTGCCCAACGACATCCCCGGCCAGATCGCGCTCGCGTACGAACTGGCCCTGGCCCGCCCGATCGACGCCGAGCGATTGAAGGACGCGACGGCGTTCGTCGCGCAGCAGACGGCGATGCATAAGGAAGCC
- a CDS encoding NAD(P)H-hydrate dehydratase, which translates to MSDEMPTDLEVVPNPPPLPDRPDDGHKGLFGRVLVVGGSDAMLGAPVLAGTAALRTGSGLVQLALPRAMVPFALSITPELTSLPLGENPNRTMLAEAANKADVLVVGPGMGTARLARLRLWRLLTVDKPAVLDADALNLIAASGEWPATTSLRAVLTPHPGEMARLMPLIGGSDPAGGPPRVPTDDAGRLRVAVAAARAFKQVVLLKGKRTVIADGRRVYVNTTGDSSLSKGGTGDVLAGIIGSLIGQGMERFEAASLGAWIHGRAGEIAGKKLGPRSVLARDVVEAIGEVLRAM; encoded by the coding sequence ATGAGCGATGAAATGCCGACCGATCTTGAAGTTGTCCCCAATCCCCCGCCGCTGCCCGATCGGCCGGACGACGGCCACAAGGGCCTGTTCGGCCGGGTGCTGGTGGTCGGCGGATCCGATGCGATGCTGGGCGCTCCGGTGCTCGCCGGGACGGCGGCGCTGCGGACGGGGTCGGGTCTGGTGCAACTGGCGCTTCCGCGGGCGATGGTACCCTTCGCGCTGTCGATCACGCCGGAACTGACATCCCTTCCGCTGGGCGAGAACCCGAACCGAACGATGCTGGCCGAGGCGGCCAACAAGGCCGACGTCCTGGTGGTCGGCCCGGGGATGGGGACCGCGCGCCTGGCGCGGCTGCGGCTGTGGCGACTGCTGACGGTCGATAAACCCGCAGTGCTGGATGCCGACGCCCTGAATCTGATCGCCGCCAGCGGGGAATGGCCGGCGACGACGTCGCTCCGCGCCGTCCTCACGCCGCACCCCGGCGAGATGGCCCGGCTGATGCCGCTGATCGGCGGGAGCGATCCTGCCGGCGGACCGCCCCGGGTTCCGACCGACGACGCCGGCCGACTGCGCGTCGCCGTCGCCGCCGCGCGGGCGTTCAAGCAGGTCGTGCTGTTGAAGGGAAAGCGAACCGTCATCGCCGACGGCCGGCGGGTTTACGTCAACACCACCGGCGACAGCAGTCTGTCCAAGGGCGGCACCGGCGACGTGCTGGCGGGAATCATCGGCTCGCTCATCGGCCAGGGCATGGAACGCTTCGAAGCGGCAAGCCTTGGCGCGTGGATTCACGGCCGGGCGGGTGAGATCGCCGGGAAGAAGCTCGGACCGCGCAGTGTCCTGGCGCGGGATGTGGTCGAGGCGATCGGGGAAGTATTACGCGCGATGTAG
- a CDS encoding FecCD family ABC transporter permease, with translation MTSLASGDARWSGRRLFVTLLLSVAVWMLLAAACLAVGSTGQIAWPADRVIYRIRLDGVLLASLVGAALASAGVVYQAVLRNPLADPYLLGVSSGATLFSYLWQFPAATALLAFMAGEQYLGQQVFAFVGAVATVAIVFLLATQRGRLEPVTLLLVGVIVNAVNGAVFLLLNALVKDPATPGGPLALLVGGLQQTLPTGHKVAAAVCVAIGWAVMLYAGGKLHVAALSDAEAEALGVRVNRLRWTALIVASLVTAAAVSVSGPIGFVGLVCPHLARLLVGNDPRKLLPLATALGAGLLAVADAATRVLSRPGAAGTALPVGVLTGLVGGPFFLMLLLKTRRG, from the coding sequence ATGACCTCCCTCGCCTCCGGCGATGCGCGGTGGAGCGGACGCCGCCTCTTCGTCACACTGCTGCTTAGCGTCGCCGTCTGGATGCTGCTCGCCGCGGCGTGCCTGGCCGTCGGGTCGACCGGACAGATTGCCTGGCCTGCCGACCGTGTGATCTACCGCATTCGCCTGGACGGCGTGCTTCTCGCCTCGCTCGTCGGCGCGGCGCTCGCTTCGGCCGGCGTCGTCTACCAGGCGGTTCTTAGAAACCCGCTCGCAGACCCTTACCTGCTTGGCGTCAGTTCCGGTGCGACGCTGTTCTCGTACCTCTGGCAGTTTCCCGCGGCGACCGCCCTGCTCGCGTTCATGGCCGGCGAGCAGTATCTCGGCCAGCAGGTGTTCGCTTTCGTCGGCGCGGTGGCAACGGTAGCCATCGTCTTTCTGCTGGCGACGCAGCGCGGCCGGCTGGAACCCGTCACGCTTCTGCTCGTCGGCGTGATCGTCAATGCCGTCAACGGTGCCGTCTTCCTGCTGCTCAACGCGCTCGTGAAAGACCCCGCCACCCCCGGCGGACCGCTCGCGCTGCTCGTCGGCGGCTTGCAGCAGACGCTGCCAACCGGCCACAAGGTCGCCGCCGCCGTTTGCGTGGCGATCGGCTGGGCGGTCATGCTCTACGCCGGCGGCAAGCTGCATGTCGCCGCCCTGTCCGACGCCGAGGCCGAAGCCCTGGGCGTTCGCGTGAACCGCCTGCGGTGGACCGCGCTGATCGTCGCGAGCCTGGTGACGGCGGCGGCGGTGTCGGTCAGCGGGCCGATCGGTTTCGTCGGCCTCGTCTGCCCGCACCTGGCGAGACTGCTCGTCGGCAACGACCCCCGCAAGCTGCTGCCGCTGGCCACGGCGCTGGGTGCCGGATTGCTTGCGGTCGCCGATGCAGCGACGAGAGTGCTCTCCCGTCCCGGCGCTGCGGGGACGGCACTGCCGGTCGGCGTTCTCACGGGATTGGTTGGTGGACCGTTTTTCCTGATGCTGTTGCTGAAGACGCGCCGCGGGTGA
- a CDS encoding ABC transporter substrate-binding protein, translated as MAIPTLNQSSAAGCRGAWGSVVVLCFCLVVVVGAVVGCDRRSAQNPATSPGKVTVASISPAATDLIVGMGAKDHLVAVSNFDQTRGETRDLPGVGDYRTIDWEKIAELRPAVLIVQFRADKMPTGLADRAAGYGIRLINVEINRLDHIYKALDQLGTAIGEPAKATAAATKLRAQLTAVAARVAGKPPVRTLISRTDTPLEAVGGGNFLDDVLTIAGGKNVLSGPGYDDNSYPTLDRELLLNLNPDAVLNLLPAASPQVVAKARDFWQTMPVAAQNAGQVHYLTEEYLLWPGLNVGNIAERFAAALHPEKSANEERDHHGGTETRRATWSMLPSVILGPFGVPVLKVTREPVPRVAGTPETRVLARLAHGSAEYRRPVAPEMFSSHAGASRRVRTQDDKWERHAARCPPCLRASVVISSTPEAA; from the coding sequence ATGGCGATTCCGACCCTAAATCAAAGCTCTGCCGCCGGTTGCCGCGGGGCTTGGGGCTCGGTGGTGGTACTTTGTTTCTGCCTGGTCGTCGTCGTGGGGGCCGTCGTCGGTTGCGACCGCAGATCGGCGCAGAACCCCGCCACCTCGCCGGGCAAAGTGACGGTCGCCTCCATCTCGCCGGCGGCGACAGACCTGATCGTGGGCATGGGTGCCAAAGACCACCTGGTCGCCGTCAGCAACTTCGATCAGACCCGCGGCGAAACGCGCGACCTGCCGGGCGTCGGTGATTATCGGACCATCGACTGGGAGAAGATCGCCGAGCTTCGGCCGGCCGTGCTGATCGTCCAGTTCCGCGCCGACAAGATGCCCACCGGCCTGGCCGACCGGGCGGCGGGCTATGGCATTCGGCTGATCAACGTCGAGATCAACCGCCTGGACCATATCTATAAGGCACTTGACCAACTCGGCACGGCGATCGGCGAACCTGCCAAGGCGACGGCCGCCGCGACAAAGCTCCGCGCGCAACTGACGGCGGTCGCGGCGCGCGTCGCCGGCAAGCCGCCGGTGCGGACGCTCATCAGCCGAACCGACACCCCGCTGGAAGCCGTCGGCGGCGGGAACTTTCTGGACGACGTCCTGACGATCGCCGGCGGGAAGAACGTGCTTTCCGGTCCCGGCTACGACGACAACAGCTATCCCACCCTCGACCGCGAGCTGCTGCTGAACCTGAACCCCGATGCCGTGTTGAACCTGCTTCCCGCCGCGTCGCCACAGGTGGTCGCCAAGGCCAGGGACTTCTGGCAGACGATGCCGGTCGCGGCACAGAACGCGGGACAGGTCCATTATCTGACCGAGGAATATCTGCTCTGGCCGGGACTGAACGTGGGCAACATCGCCGAGCGGTTTGCGGCGGCATTGCATCCGGAGAAGTCGGCAAACGAGGAAAGAGATCACCACGGAGGCACGGAGACACGGAGGGCAACCTGGAGCATGTTGCCATCTGTCATCCTGGGGCCATTCGGGGTACCTGTTCTGAAAGTGACTCGCGAACCGGTGCCACGGGTCGCCGGTACTCCGGAGACCCGTGTCTTGGCCCGACTCGCGCACGGGTCTGCGGAGTACCGCCGACCCGTGGCACCGGAGATGTTTTCATCGCACGCGGGTGCGTCGCGCCGCGTGAGGACTCAGGATGACAAGTGGGAGCGACATGCTGCGCGCTGCCCTCCGTGTCTCCGTGCCTCCGTGGTGATCTCTTCCACGCCGGAGGCCGCATGA
- a CDS encoding porin: MNASLATARLADVLPYLANRLFPLLVATTFVAIVGHSARADDESYSELVRRVHELEAQVEKLETRDRVERFETARIDRTIDAIARDAERRSQLLLQSGATAGYRNGFFISSDDGNFRFHPSLLFQFRGVSNTNDTDSQSGFEVRRTRLRLDGHLFSPDLTYGLIWDTARQGGAVSLLDAWAAYRFAPDWQFKIGQFRESWFHEWDVAPQNQLTAERSLVAQEVGGNLTDRVQGLSLTYGGVGTNPIRVEVALHDGANSQNTDFRDNVGLTANAANFGVGGRFEYRIAGDWSSYADFSARENKQPLLVLGGGFDFTQRGDLDTTLATVDATFETATGWCLYASATGKFADTAQGQRRDYGFLAQAGYLLTPEWEAFARYDVLFPDGDEAGPSQYAEITVGVNRYLGPGGSAGHRAKITLDAGCLPDGAPSNLTGIGAIAGHERQFIIRAQFQLQI, encoded by the coding sequence GTGAACGCCTCGCTGGCCACAGCACGTCTTGCCGATGTTTTGCCGTACCTCGCCAACCGATTGTTCCCGCTGCTGGTCGCGACCACCTTTGTTGCCATCGTCGGACACTCGGCCCGGGCCGATGACGAAAGCTATTCGGAGCTTGTCCGCCGCGTTCATGAGCTCGAAGCACAGGTCGAAAAGCTCGAGACCCGCGATCGCGTGGAAAGGTTCGAAACCGCCCGGATCGATCGCACGATCGACGCCATCGCCCGCGACGCCGAACGCCGCAGCCAATTGCTCCTCCAGTCCGGCGCGACGGCCGGCTACCGCAACGGCTTTTTCATCTCCAGCGACGACGGCAACTTTCGGTTCCATCCCAGCCTGCTGTTTCAGTTTCGGGGCGTCAGCAACACCAACGACACCGACAGCCAGTCCGGCTTCGAAGTACGCCGCACCCGGCTGCGGCTCGACGGCCACCTCTTTTCCCCCGATCTGACTTACGGCTTGATCTGGGATACGGCGCGGCAGGGGGGTGCCGTCAGCCTGCTGGACGCCTGGGCGGCGTATCGATTTGCGCCCGACTGGCAATTCAAGATCGGGCAGTTCCGCGAGTCGTGGTTCCACGAGTGGGATGTCGCCCCGCAGAACCAGTTGACCGCCGAGCGCAGCCTGGTCGCCCAGGAGGTCGGCGGCAACCTCACCGATCGCGTGCAGGGGCTGAGCCTGACCTACGGCGGCGTGGGGACGAACCCGATCCGGGTCGAGGTCGCACTGCACGATGGGGCCAATTCGCAGAACACCGACTTCCGCGACAATGTCGGGCTTACTGCGAACGCCGCCAACTTCGGCGTCGGCGGGCGGTTCGAATACCGGATCGCCGGCGACTGGAGTTCCTACGCCGATTTCTCCGCCCGCGAAAACAAGCAGCCGCTGCTGGTGCTGGGCGGCGGGTTTGATTTCACCCAGCGAGGCGACCTCGATACCACCCTCGCCACGGTCGATGCGACATTCGAGACCGCCACCGGCTGGTGCCTCTACGCCTCGGCGACCGGCAAGTTTGCCGACACCGCACAGGGCCAGCGCCGCGACTACGGTTTTCTCGCGCAGGCGGGTTATCTGCTGACGCCCGAGTGGGAGGCCTTCGCCCGGTATGACGTGCTGTTCCCGGACGGCGACGAAGCCGGGCCGTCGCAATACGCCGAGATCACCGTCGGCGTGAATCGCTATCTAGGCCCCGGCGGATCGGCCGGCCACCGCGCCAAGATCACCCTGGACGCCGGATGTCTTCCGGACGGAGCCCCCTCCAACCTGACCGGCATCGGTGCGATCGCAGGGCACGAACGGCAGTTCATCATTCGTGCGCAGTTTCAATTGCAGATCTGA
- a CDS encoding outer membrane protein assembly factor BamB family protein, with the protein MNRRYFAKLLVLASTALVTVPAFAQDREKGVGDFPKLSADRDWPWWRGPTRNGIAAEAPNANLPTQWSETENVIWKADVPGRGHASPIVVDGKIYLTTADEQKQAQSIVAFDAATGRQLWKSDISQGGFPPEIHKKNTHASPTVACDGERLFVTLHHTKAVHCIATDLTGKVLWKTTFAAFDPGQYPFGYAPSPVVYRDTVIVAAESDGERCIAALDRATGKQVWKTARTTNTSYSTPSIGFVAGRDQLLMSGGDQITGYDPATGKQLWTAPGTAAATCGTAVWEGDIVIASGGFPKSNTSAVKADGSGKVVWSVPQKLYEQSLMAYHGHVYGLLGNGMLYCWRTADGKEMWKQRFLGPVSASGVVAGGHIYWANERGTVYVFKANPEKLEMVAQNVLGDESMASPAIAGGRIYLRVAHNGDGGRKETLYCIGKKE; encoded by the coding sequence ATGAACCGTCGATACTTTGCCAAGCTGCTCGTGCTCGCATCCACTGCCCTTGTGACCGTCCCCGCCTTCGCCCAGGACCGCGAAAAGGGTGTCGGCGACTTTCCGAAGCTCTCGGCCGACCGCGACTGGCCCTGGTGGCGCGGGCCGACGCGCAACGGCATCGCCGCCGAAGCCCCCAACGCGAACCTGCCGACACAGTGGAGCGAGACCGAAAACGTGATCTGGAAGGCCGATGTTCCCGGCCGCGGGCATGCCTCTCCCATCGTCGTGGACGGCAAGATCTACCTGACGACGGCCGACGAGCAGAAGCAGGCGCAGTCGATCGTCGCGTTCGACGCTGCGACCGGCCGCCAGCTCTGGAAGTCCGACATCAGCCAGGGCGGGTTCCCGCCGGAGATTCACAAGAAAAACACCCACGCCTCGCCCACCGTCGCCTGCGACGGGGAGCGGCTGTTTGTCACGCTGCATCACACCAAGGCGGTGCACTGCATCGCGACGGACCTGACCGGCAAGGTGCTTTGGAAGACGACGTTCGCCGCGTTCGACCCCGGCCAGTATCCGTTCGGCTATGCGCCGTCGCCGGTGGTCTACCGCGATACCGTCATCGTCGCCGCCGAGTCGGACGGCGAACGGTGCATTGCCGCACTCGACCGGGCGACCGGCAAGCAGGTCTGGAAGACGGCTCGAACCACCAACACCAGCTACAGCACGCCGTCCATCGGGTTCGTCGCCGGCCGCGATCAGCTCCTGATGAGCGGCGGCGATCAGATCACCGGGTATGACCCGGCGACCGGCAAGCAGCTCTGGACCGCCCCGGGCACCGCCGCCGCCACCTGCGGCACGGCGGTCTGGGAAGGCGACATCGTCATTGCCAGCGGCGGGTTTCCCAAGAGCAACACCAGCGCCGTCAAGGCCGACGGCAGCGGCAAGGTCGTCTGGAGCGTTCCGCAGAAACTCTACGAGCAGTCGCTGATGGCCTACCATGGGCACGTCTACGGTCTGCTCGGCAACGGCATGCTCTATTGCTGGCGGACCGCCGACGGCAAGGAGATGTGGAAGCAACGGTTCCTCGGCCCGGTGAGCGCGTCGGGCGTCGTCGCCGGCGGGCACATCTACTGGGCTAATGAGCGCGGTACCGTCTACGTCTTCAAAGCCAACCCCGAAAAACTCGAAATGGTCGCCCAGAACGTGCTCGGCGATGAATCGATGGCCAGCCCCGCGATCGCCGGCGGCCGGATCTACCTGCGCGTCGCCCACAACGGCGACGGCGGGCGCAAGGAAACCCTGTATTGCATCGGGAAGAAAGAGTGA